The Rhipicephalus sanguineus isolate Rsan-2018 chromosome 4, BIME_Rsan_1.4, whole genome shotgun sequence DNA window ATGTCCTTGCGGTTCTCACCACCATAAACCGTGATGCAATTGTAACCCTAATAAATGCTTTTCCCTTCATTCATATTTTTCTGTTTCATTCCTAAAAACTTCTTTCAGTCATATTTTATTTCATATGCTTCATGTTTTGGAAACTCAAATGGTCGTGTTGCTGTGCAGTGTTTCATGGATACTTCTATGCGAACAAAAGTGTAGTATGTAGTTCAATGGGTTTATTGGCGCGTATTCAGAAACATTTGACTTTAGATATAAAATCGGAATGACATCGAAATGAGATTCTATTTTTGGCACCTGTTTTCGCATGTATAAAGCATAGCACTCATGTGCTGCAAGATGGGAGTTTTGGTGAAATGTGCTGGGTTGGTGCATTGTTGCCATAACAGTAGCTTTGGTTTGCGTGAGACAAGGTGATCATCTACTTCACTTACATGTGGAGCAACCGTTGTGTATTGCCTGCTGCAGCAGTCTAGTTCCACATAGTGCATGATATATAATTTGCATCGCCTTTGTGTGCTCTCGTTGACTTTGCAGGTGCCTTGCCTTTCGCGTCCCTGGAGCCGTCTTCTTCATTGGCGCCTGTACGAGGTCGACTGCATTCCTGccagcagtgcacctatgtgacacGAAATAAGGCACATATGACGAGACACCTTGGGACATGCGGCACCTTCCGGTGCCGCATGTGCCCAGCTACATACACTCAGGACTCCAAGCTGGTGGctcacatgcgcactcacactgGAGAGCGTcgcttttcctgtgtccactgcaacgCATCCTTTTCGCGGAAAGATTCCCTCAATATccacatgcgcacgcacacaggagagcgtcccttttcctgtgtccactgcaatgcatccttttcgcggAAAGACTCTCTCAGTGACCACATGCggactcacacaggagagcgtcccttttcctgtgtccattgCAATGCAGCCTTTGCGCGGAAAGACTATTTAAATATTCACATACGCGCTCACACAgcagagcgtcccttttcctgtacCCTCTGCAATGCCTCCTTTTTGCAGAAATACCACCTCGTGAgacacatgcgcacgcacacaggagagcgtcccttttcctgtgtccactgcaatgcgtcctTTTTGCAGAAAGACCACCTTGTGAgacacatgcgcacgcacacaggagagcgtcccttttcctgtgtccactgcactGCATCGTTTGTGATGGAAGCCGACCTCGTGGCGCACGTACGCATTCACACAGGAGAACGTCCCTACTCCTGTGTACACTGCAACGCAACTTTTGTGCAGAAAAAGAACCTCGTGagacacatgcgcacgcacgctgGAGagtgtcccttttcctgtgtccattgCAATGCGTCATTTGTGATGAAACGCTACCTCGTTCAGCACATGAGCACTCACACACGGGAGCGTcgcttttcctgtgtccactgcaatgcgtcctTTTCGCGAAAAACCGGCCTCGTGGTGCACATCcgtactcacacaggagagcgtcccttcaaCTGTGCCCACTGCAATGCATCATTTTCGCGAAAAAACAGCCTCGTGATGCACAcccgcactcacacaggagagcgtccctagTCATGCGTCCTCTGCAATATATCGTTTTCACAAAAATACCAGCTGACGAACCACATGTTCCGTCGTCATAAATACAAGAAGCCATAAATGTGTTGGGCCTCTGGGCTAACCTCAAAAAAGAGTAGGAGAGTTTGTTCATTAGAATTGACAGTGAAAGTTttgtttaaaggaacactaaagccaactaacattttatgtcagagtgaaaggtcattcATTGGTTACATCTGAAAATGTCAGTGTTATGAactgcagtgctctactaatcgagaaattaaggtaagtgTAGCTAGAGCGCCCCGATGGCAGCGTTCCTTGGTTCCTTCGTGGCAACGATGGCATTAAGGCGCCTAAGTGTAGCACACAAtacgcgccaccagtgggacatcttggaatgagcccgatgacgtcaagattCCTCAGTACAAATGATCGCTATTACTTAAAATACTTATAGTAAAAAATAACATTCCGGGAataaaagacgtaataaaatactgCTTGTGCGTTATTGtttgattcacgaaaaaaaaacaacaacttcttggcgttaccatggagaacggcgcggATGGTCCAGAAGTTCCGTTATCGCCGGGGTGCACTCCACTGACACCTGTCTCGTCTCAGTGATAGTTTCAAGCTTGCGTAGTCGCATCTCAAGGGTAATTTCATTATCGCACATCGCTATGCGGGCTTTGCTGGCTCTCGAGACTGGATCTAACTGCAATTTAAAGGAAATGCCGCGTCCATGTAATGTCTTCGGATGCCCGCACAGTGTATGCCACTTGACCCAgagcagctgcagcaacgaaaTCGACGATTTTTTAATGGGCGCCACGCAGGGATCTCCTACGCTCGAAATGTCTAACTGCCGCACTTCTGCGACGGTGggatgaacaacaaaaaattacttGCGTGCTCGCTGTATTTTCGTGCAGAGGATTACTAAACCGACTGTAACGTAAGCAAGTTTTCCCTTAAAGTACTGTTTTCCCGCAGCGCTGTTCCGTCGGTCATGTAAGGATACTCTGCGCCCATGTAAGAGAaatgaaagaataaagaaatCCTTTAAAgttttcaaaaaagtaaaactgtTAATAGCAATAACATTTATCATTCTCGTGGATGTTTTCGTGAACGGGAACGACTCATCTGGCCTGAAAGCCAAATGAGTCGTCAGGCGCCTTCTGGATGATCCCTCGGAGAGAATGGATATTGGTCCTACGTGGATCACACTAGTAAGGCTGCGCTCACAGATGGATTTATCGTGTCGCATTTCACCGCACCAGCGGCGTAAACAGAGGCTCACCGAACGGCGCCAGCACATATATCCGCACGCAGATACCGTACTCCAGAACTCGGGATCGCATGCAGTTTCCCGACACTGCACAGCAGTATCCAAATATCATGTGCTTCGTTTTAATTATTCCATCCGCGGGGCTCGCACTAGTGACAAGCTGAGCCGTTTCTTTGACTACGTTTCCAAGTGCAGGGGATCGTGCATCATGCGTCTGGGATGGCGATGTCAGATTGTGGCCGCCGCTATCGAGAAGATAACGATCGCCTCCATCGAGTCACCCACCcgggtaggggtgtgcgaatattcgaaaatttcgaataacgaatcgaatagcattctattcgattcggtactcgaatcgaatagtacatactcgaaataccgaatatttttcgaatagttttcgaataattagcgccgatgggagaaccccaaaacaatgaaactttggaatagttaaaggccatttttcttcttttaatcactaaattaccagtatgcatgcagcccaagctttaacgaaactatcgacgctatattgattaccggatgaaggcgtttttttttttttttatgaaagctccatactcactcagtttttactatgctgcctctgcatcgcattaatcagttcctgtcttcatcttgtaagaactgaaggtgcacctgcattcagcttcatgaatagcaatagatgcaagggttgtgtttgcgtaagttgttcttgcagatacagctttcaacaccgatgtctacatgccttcagtgccggggaccatgttgcgatggcaggtttatgtgtttcattaccgccttagctgtatgcgtagtcttcggttcaaaattgtttagattttatgtctcagttttatttaaaagcaggcgacaaagcatctgcagtcactgctttatttcaacctacagt harbors:
- the LOC119390650 gene encoding gastrula zinc finger protein XlCGF57.1-like isoform X1 yields the protein MPAFCFAYGSSNTGGRDDILGQPLSGDGTISQTPGPSHCRKTDPNAVAADQVYDAAWGLTLELGKAVETSPELACEPGHVTDKSVQVRLLTHHEASQANEKKILSSSATQTEPQAVSSGALPFASLEPSSSLAPVRGRLHSCQQCTYVTRNKAHMTRHLGTCGTFRCRMCPATYTQDSKLVAHMRTHTGERRFSCVHCNASFSRKDSLNIHMRTHTGERPFSCVHCNASFSRKDSLSDHMRTHTGERPFSCVHCNAAFARKDYLNIHIRAHTAERPFSCTLCNASFLQKYHLVRHMRTHTGERPFSCVHCNASFLQKDHLVRHMRTHTGERPFSCVHCTASFVMEADLVAHVRIHTGERPYSCVHCNATFVQKKNLVRHMRTHAGECPFSCVHCNASFVMKRYLVQHMSTHTRERRFSCVHCNASFSRKTGLVVHIRTHTGERPFNCAHCNASFSRKNSLVMHTRTHTGERP
- the LOC119390650 gene encoding gastrula zinc finger protein XlCGF57.1-like isoform X3, giving the protein MRKKNLGRLLSGDGTIGHTPRPSDCSETDHDDLTEEPVHQASPRLACESGQAVETSLEPACEPVHVTDESVQVRLLTCDEASQANEKKITSTTATQTEPQDISSGALPFASLEPSSSLAPVRGRLHSCQQCTYVTRNKAHMTRHLGTCGTFRCRMCPATYTQDSKLVAHMRTHTGERRFSCVHCNASFSRKDSLNIHMRTHTGERPFSCVHCNASFSRKDSLSDHMRTHTGERPFSCVHCNAAFARKDYLNIHIRAHTAERPFSCTLCNASFLQKYHLVRHMRTHTGERPFSCVHCNASFLQKDHLVRHMRTHTGERPFSCVHCTASFVMEADLVAHVRIHTGERPYSCVHCNATFVQKKNLVRHMRTHAGECPFSCVHCNASFVMKRYLVQHMSTHTRERRFSCVHCNASFSRKTGLVVHIRTHTGERPFNCAHCNASFSRKNSLVMHTRTHTGERP
- the LOC119390650 gene encoding gastrula zinc finger protein XlCGF57.1-like isoform X4 — translated: MRKGEFLPGDASIGHRPRRSDCRETDHDDLTEEPVHQASPRLACESGQAVETSLEPACEPVHVTDESVQVRLLTCDEASQANEKKITSTTATQTEPQDISSGALPFASLEPSSSLAPVRGRLHSCQQCTYVTRNKAHMTRHLGTCGTFRCRMCPATYTQDSKLVAHMRTHTGERRFSCVHCNASFSRKDSLNIHMRTHTGERPFSCVHCNASFSRKDSLSDHMRTHTGERPFSCVHCNAAFARKDYLNIHIRAHTAERPFSCTLCNASFLQKYHLVRHMRTHTGERPFSCVHCNASFLQKDHLVRHMRTHTGERPFSCVHCTASFVMEADLVAHVRIHTGERPYSCVHCNATFVQKKNLVRHMRTHAGECPFSCVHCNASFVMKRYLVQHMSTHTRERRFSCVHCNASFSRKTGLVVHIRTHTGERPFNCAHCNASFSRKNSLVMHTRTHTGERP
- the LOC119390650 gene encoding gastrula zinc finger protein XlCGF57.1-like isoform X2 is translated as MNRRRREQHSRRCEKFLPGDASIGHRPRRSDCRETDHDDLTEEPVHQASPRLACESGQAVETSLEPACEPVHVTDESVQVRLLTCDEASQANEKKITSTTATQTEPQDISSGALPFASLEPSSSLAPVRGRLHSCQQCTYVTRNKAHMTRHLGTCGTFRCRMCPATYTQDSKLVAHMRTHTGERRFSCVHCNASFSRKDSLNIHMRTHTGERPFSCVHCNASFSRKDSLSDHMRTHTGERPFSCVHCNAAFARKDYLNIHIRAHTAERPFSCTLCNASFLQKYHLVRHMRTHTGERPFSCVHCNASFLQKDHLVRHMRTHTGERPFSCVHCTASFVMEADLVAHVRIHTGERPYSCVHCNATFVQKKNLVRHMRTHAGECPFSCVHCNASFVMKRYLVQHMSTHTRERRFSCVHCNASFSRKTGLVVHIRTHTGERPFNCAHCNASFSRKNSLVMHTRTHTGERP